The sequence AATAGTGTATAGGATAAAAACGAGGATTGCCGCAGTCACACAAAGCGTTTCAACCTACGCCAAGGCTTCGGCAGACATGCCTTCGCAACGACAAAAAGCGTCGGTTAGCACCTCGTAATTCGTTCCTAAACACATACTTTTTTACTGGAGTAAGAAACAAGGGAGGCTAAGAATATGAAAAAAACTTATAATGTAGGAATAATCGGAACTGGTTTTATGGGAAAGGTACATTCGTACTCGTATGAAAACCTTAAATATTACTATCCTGACTCACCTTTCAAAGTGAAACTCTTTGGTGTTTGTAGCCGCAGAAAAGAGGTTGTTGATAAACTGAAAGATGATTACAGTTTTGCCACGACCGATTATAAAGAACTGATTAACCATCCTGAAATAGATATAGTGGATATATGTACTCCAAACCAGTTTCATAAGGAACAGATTTTTGAGGCAATCAAAGCTGACAAACATATTTATTGCGAGAAGCCACTTGTTTCTGATATAGAAGATTCTGAATCAATCCTAAAAGCTCTTGAAAATTTTAAAAAAACCCACCAGATAACCTTTAATAGCAGGTTTACTCCAACCTCAATTAGGGTTAAAGAACTTATAGATTTAGGAAAATTGGGTGACCCTATATCTTTTAATATTGCGTATTATCATTCTGGTAGCATTGAAAAAGATAAACCTATGGGTTGGAAACAAGAAAAAGGCGCTGGCGTTTCTCTTGATTTGGCTTCACATATTGTTGACTTACTTTACTACTTTTGGGGAGAATTTTCTGAAGTTTCTGCTATAACTAAAATATTATATCCTGAAAGAATAAACAAACAGGGAGAACTTGTAAAGGTTGAAGCGGAAGATTATTTTAACTGTAATATAAAACTTAAAAATGGTGCAGTGGGTAACCTTGTTGCGTCTAAGATAGCGTTAGGTTCAGAAGATGAGATTAGATACGAATTGTTCGGCACAAAAGGAGCAATCCAGTTTAATTCTATGCAACCTAACTTTATACTCTTTTTTGATAAAAACGATTCTCAAGAAGGTTTTAAGACCATTCCTGTTGTTAGCAGGTATCCTGAAAGTAATTTTCCCGGACCTAAATTTGCAGTTGGATGGATAAGGGGACACATCCACGCCATCTATAAATTTGTATCTTCGATAGATTCAAACCAGCAAGCTAACCCTTCTTTTTATGACGGTCATTATAATATGAAAGTTTTAGAAGCCTCACGTCTTTCAGAGAAGAATGGAGAATGGACTAAGGTAAGTTAAAATTATTGAAGGTAGTATATGATGTTCCCAAGTTCTGAAGCCATATCTACGTTGCTAACATAAACATAATTGGGTAGCACAAGTGTAGTTGGTGCAAAATTTAGTATACCTTTAATTCCCAAACTTACAATATGTTCTGCTGTCTTCTGTGCTTCCTCAACAGGTACACATAAAAGAGCTATCTTAATACCAAGTTTCTTTATGACTTTGTTAGCATCGTTTATATCATAAATTTTTTTACCCTCTATAATGGTTCCAACCTTATTAGGGTTTTTATCAAAACATGCAACAATGGTAACATTAATTTTTAAGAATCCTGAATATTGCATCAAGGCAGAACCAAGTTTTCCAACTCCTACCAGAGCAACCTCTTTTTCTGTGTTAACTCCAAGGATAATTCTGATAGCCTTATAAAGGTCATCAACATTGTACCCTACCCCTCTTTTGCCAAATTCACCAAAAAAAGAAAGGTCCTTACGAAATTGGCTCGGCTGTATATTAAGAAACGATGTTATATCTGTTGAAGAAAAAACCTTAACCCCTTTCTTCTTTAGCATATCAAGATATCTTAGGTATACAATCATTCTTTTAATAGTTTCGTTTGATATGTTCCTTTTTTTTTCCATAAGTAGCACCTATTTTGACTTAATTCAAATAATAAAGTATAATGAATATATTATAAAACAAAGCAGTTTTTCTGTCTAAAAAACAGGAGAATAAATGAAAAAATATGAAGTTAAATCAGATGTCCTAAAACTTGTTTGTGATTTTAGAGAGTTGAATTTTAAAACAACAGCAGAAATAAAGCCTTTAACTGGTCTTATTGGACAAGAAAGAGCTAAAAAAGCTCTCGAATTTGGGCTTAACATTAATAGTGTTGGTTACAACATTTTTGTTACTGGAATCTCTGGCACAGGAAGAACAACTTCTGTTGAACAAGCAGTTAAAAAAATGGCTGAAAGCCGACATATACCTGACGATTGGTGTTATGTTTTTAATTTTACAGACAATGATATGCCTTCTGCTTTAAGGTTTCCTCCTGGGCGAGCAGTCGTATTTAAAAAAGAGATGGACGAACTTGTAGGAGAACTGCTTGTTGAACTTCCCAAAGCATTTGAAAGTCAACTTTATGAAGAACATAAAACAACAATAATTAGAGAGTTACAGGTTAAAAAAAATGAACTATTTGATAAACTGGAAAAAGGAGCAGAAGCTGCTGGTTTCAAAATAAAGAAGACCTCTGCAGGGGTTGCTTTTGTACCTATTATTGGTGGAAAACCTTTAACTGATAAAGATATAGATGCAATGACGGATTCAGCTCGTGAAACTTTGAGAAAAAAACAGGAACTTCTTTATGAGGAATTAACCAAGGTTTTAAGAATTATTAGGTCTCTTGAAAAGGAAGCTCAAAGAAAACTTAATGAGATTGAAAAAAATACAGCAAAATTTACTATTCATCCTAAGATTGAAGAGTTAAAAGAAAAATATAGAAATATCCTTCCTGTATATAAATATCTTGAAGATGTTGAAAACGATATGCTTGAGAATATTGAGGAGTTTAAAGATAAAAAAGAGGTTGAGATACTTCCGGGTGTCAGATTGCCAGAAAAACAATCTCTATTATATAGGTATCAGGTTAATGTTTTTATTGATAATTCACGTATTGAAGGTGCACCTGTAATAAAAGAGCCAAACCCAACATCTTATAATTTAAGCGGGAAGGTTGAATATAAGCCTCAATATGGTGGTATGGTAACAGATTTCACTATGATAAAACCGGGCGCTTTACATAAAGCTAATGGTGGATATTTAATCTTGCAAGCTATTGATGTGCTTAAGAACTACTTTTCTTGGGAAACCCTTAAAAGAGCAATTAAAAATAGCGAGATAATAATTGAAGATTTGAACGAACAGTTTAGGTTGGTAAATACCCCTACTTTAAGACCCGCACCTATTCCATTGAATGTTAAGATTATTCTTATAGGTAATCCAATGCTTTATTATATGTTGTTCCAATATGATGAAGAGTTTCAGAAACTTTTTAAGGTGAAAGCCGATTATAGTGTTGTAATGAATAGAAATAAACAAGGCGTATCTAATTATGCCGCTCTGATAAGTAAAATTTGTAGCGAAGAAAATTTAAAGCATTGTGAAGCAGAAGCGGTCGGTAGTATTGTAGAGTATGGTTCAAGAGTTGCGAATGACCAAAATAGACTAACTACAAGGTTTGTTGAAATTGCTGATATTATTCGAGAAGCAAACTTTTGGGCTGTACAGGATAATTCTGAGTTTATAAACAAACAACATATTGAAACTGCTCTTGAAGAGAAAGTGTTTAGGTCTAATCTTGCTGAAAAAAGACTTGAAGAACTTATTACTGAAGGAACCTTAATGGTTGATACTGACGGTGCTGTTGTTGGTCAAATAAATGGTCTTTCTGTTATGACTATGGGAGACTATTCCTTTGGTAAACCTTCAAGAATTACAGCAAGAGTCTACACTGGATTAAACGGAATGATTAATATTGATAGAGAAGTTAAACTTGCTCGCACAATCCATAACAAAGGCTTTTTGATTTTATCTGGGTACCTTGGCGAAAAATATGGAGAGAATAAACCTTTAGCATTTTCTGCAAGTATCTGTTTTGAACAACTTTATGATGAGATAGAAGGTGATAGCGCTTCATCGACTGAACTTTACGTGTTGCTTTCAGCTCTTTCTGGGTTACCTATAAAACAAGGGATAGCGGTTACTGGTTCTGTTAATCAGAAAGGTGAAATTCAACCTGTTGGCGGAATTAATGAAAAGATTGAAGGTTTTTATTACACCTGCAAATCTAAAAAACTGACTGGTGAACAAGGTGTTATCATACCCCACCAAAATCTAAAACATCTTATGCTAAAAAACGAGATTATAGAGGCTGTAAAAAAGGGTGATTTTCACATTTGGGCAGTAAGCAATGTTGATATGGGTATAGAAATTTTGACAGGGAAACCAGCAGGAGAAAAGAATAGTAGAGGCAATTACCCAGTAGGAACAGTTAATTATCTTGTAGAGAAGAAATTAGATACTCTTTATAAAAATTATTCCAAATTTCAGATTGGGATAAAAGGAAAAAAAGTAAAGTAATAAGATTTTGTTTACCCTACTGTTAAAGTTGTTATAATATTGAAGGGCAACCTTATCATCTTAATTGTTTCAAAGAATAATTTATGAACAAAAATAAAGATGACCTTGAATATATAAAGTCTCAGATACCGATACCTGATGATAACGCTGCATCAAATTTAAGTTTATCACAAAAATTAACTATAATTTCTATTTCTCTAATTTTTCTTTATATTTTTTTTATTAAAAAAGATTTACATTTCCTACACTACTTCTTTTACTATCTTATCACCATATTATATCTTATTGTTTGTACCCACAAACTTCTTTTAATAGTCTCTGGGAGTTTACTAAAAAGTGAGATTAAAATTTCTGATATAGAAATAGCCCATACAAAAATATGGCCATTTTATACTGTCCTTCTACCTGTTTATAAAGAGACTGCAATATTTCCACAATTGTTTAAAGCTATAGAAAACATTGTCTACCCACGTGATAAGTTTGAGGTTCTTCTTCTTGTTGAAGAAGATGATATAAAATTTAAAGAGTATTTAAAAGACAAAACTTTACCTAAATGGTGGAAGGTTTTGGAAATACCTGATTTTAAACCAAAAACAAAAGGTAAAGCGCTAAATTATGGGCTTTTACAAACGAAAGGTGAATTTCTTGTTATATATGACGCTGAAGATATCCCAGAAAAAAATCAGATAAAAAAAGCTGCAATAGCTTTTAGCAAAGTAGATAAGAACGTTGCCTGTCTTCAATCAAAACTTAACTATTATAACCCATACCAGAATATCCTTACCAGATGGTTCACTGCTGAGTATTCTTCTTGGTTTGACCTTTATTTACCAGGAATTGATGCAATTAAAGCACCTATGCCTCTTGGTGGTACTTCCAACCATTTTAGAACAGATAAACTTGTTGAACTTAAAGGGTGGGACCCTTTTAATGTTACAGAAGATTGTGATTTAGGTATTAGAATATTTAAAGCTCATTATACTACAAGAGTTCTTGATACAACTACCTGGGAAGAAGCAAACAGTGTTCTTAACAATTGGCTTAAACAGAGAAGCAGATGGGTGAAAGGATATATACAAACATACTTTGTTAATCTAAGAAACCCTATACAACTAATTAAAAGGGTTGGTTTAATCAATTTTTTCCATTTCAATATTATTGTAGGTGGCAACTTCTTTGTATTATGTTTCAACCCTATTGCTTGGATAATGATATTGATATGGCTCTTCAAACCGCATAAATTTGTTATGGAAAATAATTTCCTTCTTATTTCAACTATAGCACTATTGGTTGGAAATCTCTTTTTCGTTCTGATACATATTTGGGGTGTACTTAAAAGAAGGTGGTATAAACTTGTTTTTGCGGCTTCTATATCGCCCATATATTGGTTTTTGATGAGTCTTGGTGCTTGGAAAGGGTTTTCCCAGTATATAAGAAAACCCCATTTTTGGGAAAAGACTGAACACGCACTTTTTAAAAATTACCATAACCAAAATTCCTAAAAATATCAGGTCTATTCTTCCAGTCTTTAATCACCTTTACCCATAATTCAAGAAATACCTTTTTACCGAGCAATTGTTCAAGTTCTTTCCTTGATTGAGTGCCAATTTTTTTAAGCTTATCACCTTTTTTACCAATAATTATTCTTTTGACATTCTCTCTATCGATAATAATGGTTGCTCTTATGGCAAGCATTCTTTTATCTCTATTGCCAGGTTTTACTTCTTCTACCAGTACTGCAACACTTTGAGGAATCTCCTGGTAGGTGTTGTTGACCACCTTTTCTCTGATTATTTCTGCTATATTATATTCAAGAGGAATATTTGTTTTCATATCTGCAGGAAAAATCTCTTCTCCATCTGGTAAATGGCGATAAATAGTTTTTATAAGTTGAGTAACATTATCACTTCTTCTTGCCGAGATAGGAACAACCTCAAGAAACGGGTGTTTCTCTAAACTTTCCTCAATTAAAGGTAAAACAAACTCTCTCTGAGGGACAACATCAACCTTGTTTATTACAAGAATGATTTTTTTATTAAACTTTTTTAAGCTTTCAAGAATTTTCTCATCATATTCTTGCCACCCGTAGGCATCTATTAAAAGTAAGACAAGGTTGGAATCTTCAACACAACTAAAAATAGTCCTTACCATATTTTTTGAAAGTTCAGTATTGCTCTTCTCAAAACCGGGTGTATCAAGAAAAACTATCTGCCCTTGCTGTGAATTGTATATCCCCAAAATTTTTATACGAGTAATAGCTGGATGAGAAGAAACAATAGATACCTTTGTATTTAAAAGACTATTTAATAGGCTCGATTTTCCAACATTAGGTCTTCCAACAATAGAAACAAAACCTGATTTCATAATGGTATTCCTTTATATGATTATTTCGGCGTTTTTATCAATAGATTCCTTCTCAAGCATCAACACAGCAAGTGAGTGTCTTGCTTCTTCAGGAGTAATGATATTAAACGGTTTGTTATGGCTGACGTGGTCAACGAAGTATCTTAACTCGTGAAAATATCCACCGAGTTCATCTATATTACCTTCGCCTTCAACTTTAATAGTTTCAAAAGTAGGTTTAATAGATTTTCCAGAAGATTCATACACAATAACAGAAGGATTGCTTCTTGAATTAAACGCTACAACCGCCTTCTCAAATTTTGCTGTATAACTCATTTCAAATGGAAACTGAGAAGGAAAATCCCATCCACCTTCAACTGAAACTATAAGGTCATCATCAAAAGTAAAGGTTGAAAATATATGTGAATAAACACTTTCCAACTTTGCGCTTTTTGTACAGATTCTTTGAGGGTTTTTTCCTATAAGGTGTAATATAAAGTCTGTATCGTGTATGTGGAGGTCAAGTAAAGCACCGCCTGAATGTTCATCGTTTAAGAGCCAATCTTCCCAACTCCATGTTGGCAACGGAGACAATCGTCTACAAACAAGGCTTTTGAGGTTACCGTACTCGTTTCTCTCATACACTTCTTTTAAATATTTGTACTCGTTCCAAAACCTAATTACGTGTCCTACCATAAATCTAACCTTATTTTTTTTGCAAGCTTCAATCATTTCATCTGCTTCTTGAACATTCAACGCAATAGGCTTTTCGCAGAAAACATCTTTGCCATTCTCTGCTGCTTTTATAACAAACTCTTTATGTAGATAAGTGGGTAAACAAACATCTATTACTGTTACATCAGGTTTTGTTAAAAGTTGTTCTGCATCGTAATAAGGGATTGCCTTAGCTTTGGTTGCAAGAGATTTCGATTTATCGCCTCTGATATCAGCAATACCTACTATTTTTACATCAGGGAGCATATTGTAAACATTTACGTGCATATTTCCCATAAATCCGGCTCCAAGAATACCTACCCTTGTCATTTTAAAACCTCCTTTTATACCGTTTCTCCAAACGTTTTAAAACTTTTTTATACTTATGTTTTACGGGCAATTTTTCAATTATAAGTCAAATGCTTAACTTTATTTTAAACTAATTATTTGTAATACAAAACATTCATATTTTATAAATTATACTAACGAATTGGTTTTTGTTGAAACTGCTGATATGTTATAAATCAGGGTGTTTCAATATGCCTATATTATACCTTATTTAAGGTTGTTTTGCTTAAAGCCATATAATTTTGAAAGAGAATATGTTTTTTCCTTCTACAGTTGTTAGAAAAGTGCCATCATCAAGTGTTGAAATAAAAGATGTTTTTCCTGAAAGGTCATATCTCCATAATTTTTTCTTATCTTGAGAAAGTAGATAAAAATAGTTTCCCTTTTTACCAGTCATAAGTTTTAATATTTCTTGACTAAACGCTGAATATTGAATATCTTGTCCATCTTCAAAATTTATTATTTCGTTTCCAATCTCATCAAAGAGAAAAGTTCTACCCCTAACTGTTACTGCACAATTATAATTGTTTTTTGAAACCTTTATGCTAAAAACTCTGTTATTAAGGTTCTTCTTCCATAAGACATTACCTTCATCGGAGATAGCCCAATATTGACCGTTTTCCATACCAATAAATACTTTGTCTGATCTATTAGATATCTTTATTGAAGAAACCCATTGAGGAAGTTGTTCTTTCCAGAAAGTTTCTCCTTTCTTGTCTTTAAAAACAACTTCATTATTTATGCTATAAACAAGAAACCTACCATCGTTGGCAATATCTATGCCTCTTGCATAATTGTTAACTTTATGTTTCCAGCTTATTCCGCCTTTAAGACTAGCAAAATATAGTATACCGTTTAAAGACGTCCAAGAAAAATATTGTCCGCACGGAGAAATTGAAACTTTAACAATTTTTTCTGGTAAATTAAATTTTCTTAAAAGGGTGCCTCGCGAGTTAAGGATAGATACTAAACCACTTTCAGTTCCTATTATGATATTTTTAGAGTTTTCGGAAAAACTAAAATCTGTAACAAAACTGTCTGCTTCGTAACTCCATAAAAGTTTATTTTCTGGGATAAAAAGGTTTTCAGGTATATCTTTATTCTGAAATTGGTAAGTAAACCTTTTAACAAAATTGTGTAAATATTCATAAGATTCGGTTTTGTATTCATAAGTTTTTAACCATTTAATCTTTAACGGGTCAAAAACATCTACCTGGAAAATATAATAATCGTCTATTCTTGTAAGTACAGGTCTCAAAATATAATTTGCGTTAACCATCTTTCCAAGGTTAGACAACTCTTCTTCATATTTTAACAAATCTTCAACTGTTATTTCTAACTCAGACATACTCTTATCAACAGCAAGTCTGTTAACAGTTATATAATTCTCCATACTGTTTATCTCTTCAGAAACTATTTTTTGTATATCCTCTTTAATAAATTCTGGAATATTTCTAAAAAGAGTATTTAAAGTTAAAACAGATGGTTTAGTTAATATTGTCTTTATTCTATCAATTTTTCTTGTTAATAAAGAGTTTGAATAGACTTTACCGTGAAAATTTTTCGATTCAAGAGATTTAATAACTTCTTCATATAAAACCTTTGCATCTCGCCACATCTTTTCGTTTTCAAAAATATTAGCCATCTTCATCATATAATCGGTATCAGGTATTATGGATAATTCCTGGTATGTGGAGTAATTAATTAGTGCTTCCTTTGGTCGTTTATGTTGGTATGCAAAATCTCCCATTATTCTGTAAAGATACGCCTCTGGGGAAGCATATTTTAACAATTTCAAGGATTCCCCTTTCTGGGGCCATCCCTTTGGCCAGTTGTGTGGGTTGAAAGGTTTTCCTTCGTCGGTCTTCCTTTTGGCTAATCTTAGATAAGAATCTGCCCTCGTTAAATCCCCTTTAGAATCATAAAAATCTGCTCTTTCTATATAAACCCATACTTTTTCTGGAAAAACGAACTTTAATCTTCTATTATTCTTATACCATTCTGAAGCGTTTAACAGGTTAGTTAAAAGTAATAAAACCAAAATAATAGTATTTCTTATATTTTTCATTTTACTCCCTGAAATTGATAATCCCAAATTGTTCAGGGTTATCAATTCTGCCTGTCCAGGTTGTTAACGGAACTTGCTGGGAATCTCTTTGAAAATTTATACCCCAGCTACTATGCAATAGAGATTTATTTATCTGTAAATCTTTTAAGGGTATAGACATTTCAAGAACCCATCTTGATTTTTCTATTG comes from bacterium and encodes:
- a CDS encoding Gfo/Idh/MocA family oxidoreductase, whose protein sequence is MKKTYNVGIIGTGFMGKVHSYSYENLKYYYPDSPFKVKLFGVCSRRKEVVDKLKDDYSFATTDYKELINHPEIDIVDICTPNQFHKEQIFEAIKADKHIYCEKPLVSDIEDSESILKALENFKKTHQITFNSRFTPTSIRVKELIDLGKLGDPISFNIAYYHSGSIEKDKPMGWKQEKGAGVSLDLASHIVDLLYYFWGEFSEVSAITKILYPERINKQGELVKVEAEDYFNCNIKLKNGAVGNLVASKIALGSEDEIRYELFGTKGAIQFNSMQPNFILFFDKNDSQEGFKTIPVVSRYPESNFPGPKFAVGWIRGHIHAIYKFVSSIDSNQQANPSFYDGHYNMKVLEASRLSEKNGEWTKVS
- a CDS encoding redox-sensing transcriptional repressor Rex gives rise to the protein MEKKRNISNETIKRMIVYLRYLDMLKKKGVKVFSSTDITSFLNIQPSQFRKDLSFFGEFGKRGVGYNVDDLYKAIRIILGVNTEKEVALVGVGKLGSALMQYSGFLKINVTIVACFDKNPNKVGTIIEGKKIYDINDANKVIKKLGIKIALLCVPVEEAQKTAEHIVSLGIKGILNFAPTTLVLPNYVYVSNVDMASELGNIIYYLQ
- a CDS encoding AAA family ATPase — its product is MKKYEVKSDVLKLVCDFRELNFKTTAEIKPLTGLIGQERAKKALEFGLNINSVGYNIFVTGISGTGRTTSVEQAVKKMAESRHIPDDWCYVFNFTDNDMPSALRFPPGRAVVFKKEMDELVGELLVELPKAFESQLYEEHKTTIIRELQVKKNELFDKLEKGAEAAGFKIKKTSAGVAFVPIIGGKPLTDKDIDAMTDSARETLRKKQELLYEELTKVLRIIRSLEKEAQRKLNEIEKNTAKFTIHPKIEELKEKYRNILPVYKYLEDVENDMLENIEEFKDKKEVEILPGVRLPEKQSLLYRYQVNVFIDNSRIEGAPVIKEPNPTSYNLSGKVEYKPQYGGMVTDFTMIKPGALHKANGGYLILQAIDVLKNYFSWETLKRAIKNSEIIIEDLNEQFRLVNTPTLRPAPIPLNVKIILIGNPMLYYMLFQYDEEFQKLFKVKADYSVVMNRNKQGVSNYAALISKICSEENLKHCEAEAVGSIVEYGSRVANDQNRLTTRFVEIADIIREANFWAVQDNSEFINKQHIETALEEKVFRSNLAEKRLEELITEGTLMVDTDGAVVGQINGLSVMTMGDYSFGKPSRITARVYTGLNGMINIDREVKLARTIHNKGFLILSGYLGEKYGENKPLAFSASICFEQLYDEIEGDSASSTELYVLLSALSGLPIKQGIAVTGSVNQKGEIQPVGGINEKIEGFYYTCKSKKLTGEQGVIIPHQNLKHLMLKNEIIEAVKKGDFHIWAVSNVDMGIEILTGKPAGEKNSRGNYPVGTVNYLVEKKLDTLYKNYSKFQIGIKGKKVK
- a CDS encoding glycosyltransferase is translated as MNKNKDDLEYIKSQIPIPDDNAASNLSLSQKLTIISISLIFLYIFFIKKDLHFLHYFFYYLITILYLIVCTHKLLLIVSGSLLKSEIKISDIEIAHTKIWPFYTVLLPVYKETAIFPQLFKAIENIVYPRDKFEVLLLVEEDDIKFKEYLKDKTLPKWWKVLEIPDFKPKTKGKALNYGLLQTKGEFLVIYDAEDIPEKNQIKKAAIAFSKVDKNVACLQSKLNYYNPYQNILTRWFTAEYSSWFDLYLPGIDAIKAPMPLGGTSNHFRTDKLVELKGWDPFNVTEDCDLGIRIFKAHYTTRVLDTTTWEEANSVLNNWLKQRSRWVKGYIQTYFVNLRNPIQLIKRVGLINFFHFNIIVGGNFFVLCFNPIAWIMILIWLFKPHKFVMENNFLLISTIALLVGNLFFVLIHIWGVLKRRWYKLVFAASISPIYWFLMSLGAWKGFSQYIRKPHFWEKTEHALFKNYHNQNS
- the era gene encoding GTPase Era, which gives rise to MKSGFVSIVGRPNVGKSSLLNSLLNTKVSIVSSHPAITRIKILGIYNSQQGQIVFLDTPGFEKSNTELSKNMVRTIFSCVEDSNLVLLLIDAYGWQEYDEKILESLKKFNKKIILVINKVDVVPQREFVLPLIEESLEKHPFLEVVPISARRSDNVTQLIKTIYRHLPDGEEIFPADMKTNIPLEYNIAEIIREKVVNNTYQEIPQSVAVLVEEVKPGNRDKRMLAIRATIIIDRENVKRIIIGKKGDKLKKIGTQSRKELEQLLGKKVFLELWVKVIKDWKNRPDIFRNFGYGNF
- a CDS encoding Gfo/Idh/MocA family oxidoreductase, with the protein product MTRVGILGAGFMGNMHVNVYNMLPDVKIVGIADIRGDKSKSLATKAKAIPYYDAEQLLTKPDVTVIDVCLPTYLHKEFVIKAAENGKDVFCEKPIALNVQEADEMIEACKKNKVRFMVGHVIRFWNEYKYLKEVYERNEYGNLKSLVCRRLSPLPTWSWEDWLLNDEHSGGALLDLHIHDTDFILHLIGKNPQRICTKSAKLESVYSHIFSTFTFDDDLIVSVEGGWDFPSQFPFEMSYTAKFEKAVVAFNSRSNPSVIVYESSGKSIKPTFETIKVEGEGNIDELGGYFHELRYFVDHVSHNKPFNIITPEEARHSLAVLMLEKESIDKNAEIII